A single region of the Paraburkholderia sprentiae WSM5005 genome encodes:
- the cysS gene encoding cysteine--tRNA ligase, translating to MESLRIYNTLARDKQTFVPLRAGVVKMYVCGMTVYDYCHVGHARVMVVFDIVQRWLRTLGYDVTYVRNITDIDDKIIKRAVENGETIKSLTDRFITALHEDADALGIERPDIEPRATDFIAQMLGMIETLEKNGYAYQASDGDVNYAVRKFEGYGKLSGKSLEDLRAGERVAANDAKQDPLDFVLWKQAKPEEPVDTGWDSKYGRGRPGWHIECSAMGCTLLGEQFDIHGGGQDLQFPHHENEIAQSEAATGQTFVNYWMHNGYVQIDNEKMSKSLNNFFTIREVLAQYDAEVVRFFIARAHYRSPLNYSDVHIDDARNALARLYTALKDVTPDSAELDWNEAHAQRFRAAMNDDFNTPVAVSVLFELATELNRTRDPALARQLHALGAVLGLLGREPRAYLQQAAGAAAEGALEPAAIEAKIAARIAAKQAKDYAAADRIRAELLDAGVALEDKPGGLTEWRRV from the coding sequence ATGGAATCTCTGCGCATCTACAACACGCTCGCGCGTGACAAACAGACTTTCGTGCCGCTTCGTGCCGGGGTCGTGAAGATGTACGTCTGCGGGATGACCGTGTACGACTATTGTCACGTCGGTCATGCGCGCGTGATGGTCGTGTTCGACATCGTGCAGCGCTGGTTGCGCACACTCGGCTACGACGTGACCTACGTGCGCAACATCACCGATATCGACGACAAGATCATCAAGCGCGCAGTCGAGAACGGCGAAACCATCAAATCGCTGACTGATCGCTTCATCACCGCGCTGCACGAAGACGCGGACGCGCTCGGCATCGAGCGCCCGGACATCGAGCCGCGCGCGACCGACTTCATTGCGCAGATGCTCGGCATGATCGAAACGCTCGAGAAAAACGGCTACGCGTACCAGGCAAGCGACGGCGACGTCAACTACGCGGTACGCAAATTCGAAGGCTACGGAAAGCTGTCGGGCAAGTCGCTCGAAGACCTGCGCGCGGGCGAACGGGTCGCGGCCAACGACGCGAAACAGGATCCGCTCGACTTCGTGCTATGGAAGCAGGCGAAGCCCGAGGAACCGGTCGACACCGGCTGGGATTCGAAGTACGGCCGCGGTCGTCCCGGCTGGCACATCGAGTGCTCGGCGATGGGCTGCACGCTGCTCGGTGAACAGTTCGACATTCACGGTGGCGGGCAGGACTTGCAGTTTCCGCACCACGAAAACGAGATCGCGCAAAGCGAGGCCGCGACCGGACAAACATTCGTCAATTACTGGATGCACAACGGCTACGTACAGATCGACAATGAGAAGATGTCGAAGTCGTTGAACAATTTTTTTACGATTCGCGAAGTGCTCGCGCAGTACGATGCAGAGGTGGTGCGTTTCTTCATCGCGCGCGCGCATTACCGCTCGCCGCTGAACTATAGCGACGTGCATATCGACGACGCGCGCAATGCACTCGCGCGTTTGTACACGGCGTTGAAAGACGTGACACCCGATAGCGCCGAGCTTGACTGGAACGAAGCGCATGCGCAGCGCTTCCGGGCGGCGATGAACGACGACTTCAACACGCCGGTGGCCGTGTCGGTGCTGTTCGAACTGGCCACTGAGTTGAACCGCACGCGCGACCCCGCGCTGGCCCGTCAATTGCACGCGCTTGGCGCGGTGCTCGGGCTGCTCGGACGCGAACCGCGTGCCTACCTGCAGCAGGCAGCGGGTGCTGCAGCCGAAGGCGCGCTCGAGCCCGCCGCGATCGAAGCGAAGATCGCCGCGCGCATCGCCGCCAAGCAGGCAAAGGACTATGCGGCAGCAGACCGGATCCGGGCTGAATTGCTCGATGCCGGCGTTGCCCTTGAAGACAAACCCGGCGGGTTGACCGAGTGGCGGCGCGTGTGA